The genomic DNA CTCCCGTACAAGGTCAACTCTTAATAGCTGCCGGAGTATCCATGCCAACCTGCGAAAAGAAATATGCAGGACCAGCCCGACAGGACAACAGTGACATTTACGCTTCCGTGCTCCATTGGTCAGGTCTGCTAATTGACCACAGTTAACAGGTTCCACAAGCAAGACGCGTAGGGATAACTGTGCATCTCTATCACCATTCACCAAACAGAGACAGTAACTTGAGTACCCTCATCCTCGTTGAATACTGTGAATCAGATAAACTGATTCAGCTGCTGGATTTACTTACCGGAAACAGAGGAGAACGCAGGTAATCGTAGTATAGAACAAAAAACTAAATGAGAGGTAAACCTTGTCATTGTTAAGCATACTTCAGCATACCATCAAATGGAGAAGGCCATGTCGCACAAGCTAGGTACTTCGCTATGTAGCGGTCGCTGACTTTGCATCTTAATATACAACTGATGCTGTCCCTTTTCGTAACTGAATCTATATTGTTATTTCAGCAGCTGCAGGCAACAGCGACATGGCTCCAAATGGAACTTATTAGCTGGCCAGTAGGGTGAGAGCAAAATTTCGTGTTGTTTTCTGTGTTCACCAGCTCAGCTATGAATATTCTTGCATGGAATCTACCACAGATGATGCCTAGATAAACTGCATCTGAATCAAGCAATGGCAACGTTCGACAATGGGAAGATAGCTGGGTCTGCCTAGATTCCTCTAGCATAATTGGCTGCTTATTCTTCCCTGTCAAGCACTTTAAAATGTGATTCTTGAGGTATCTGTATCCTCACTGCGTCACATGTATCTGTTTTCTGAGGAATCTCAATCAGTCATGACTTCAGCGTCTTGTATTCTGATCGATCCCATAAGCAGAAGGGCCAGGGTAGACTTTGTTCGGCATCATCTGGTTATCATACCAGCACCTTTCCCAGCCACAGCATCAGCAGCTGCTGATACTAATTAAGAAATCAACTTGGCGAAGTCGAGCCTCCAAGTTGCAGATCATTCGCAAGATTTTTATCATGTATTCCATAAAAATTTAGGGATTAGTATAACGCGAACCGGGGAATGCTTGCAATCGCTCCCGACAAGCACAATGTGCTCAACTACTCATGATCATTCAGTACCAGACAGAACAGGAAACCGACCGGCCATGCAGAGTGCCATGCTTTCTTCTTGAAATTGCGAAAAGAAAATACAGAGTGCAACGCAACAAGATGAATGCGTGCAACGGTAAATCTTTCGTCAGAGTAGGTGTAATGGAACTCGTCACCAAGGGCACTAATGTTTTGATAAAGACTAAATAGCATGCATGGAAGTGTAAGGCACCCCCTTTCTTCAGCCTGAATGGGTAAGGCTGTCGATCGCCAGTACATTCAGAACCAAAGTGCCACCAAAAAAAATGCTTGGGCACACCAGAAACGGAGTACAAGATGTGGAGTTATGGCCCCAAGTTCAAACATCCCCGTACCTATAACCAGATCGTGAAACCACCGTATTAAGGGAATGCAAATTAAGTCGTATGATGAACAGATCATGCCCCAATTAGATTCCAGTCAACACGAAGTTGTCAGCCCATGGGATACCGACTTGCTACTGATAGGCAAACATGTCCAGTGTCAATGCCACTCGTAATCAAGGGATCATACAACGGTACGTAAGACATGGTTGCAGGAATGTATTTCATGTACAGAGTACAGAACTAGGGATACAATTTCTGTTGACATGGCAAGTTAGTTGGTCAGAGGATGAATAGCTAAACATACTAGCAGTATTTGATATGAGCTCCGGCGAATGGATGTGGAGGCCAACAGCAAAAGGAACACAGCCAGCCAGCAACATTATCTAAACAGCAGGTAGATCAGATGATACCGCATTACGGCAGTCTTACAACAGAAAACCCAGTTGATTAAACCGGGGTCAAGAGATCCCAAGCGCAGAAACAGCTCTTCGGGCGAGGAAGGAGCATCTCCAGTTTTCCACACCCCACGTCCGGCTAATAAACGAGCATGCGAAGTGGAATTTTGCTTCCGCGGACGCGACAAGTGGGCGCAGTCTTGCTCTGAATATTCAGAGGCTGGTAGACTCGGATGCCAGGATGATTTGCTGCCTCTGAACACGCCGATTAGTCTACTCATCGCAGGCGATTAGGCGGCGTCAGCGAGGGTGATAAACAAGTCGGCCGCTGACCTTCATTGGGTGGTCGATCGGTGGCGATCGATGCGATCCAATTCCAACTGCGTCGGGTCTCCGCAGGAGACGGCAGGAGTTAGCTTGTGCCATTTGGGGATCCGTTGTTTACGCTCTCGGTCGCCGTCGCTGTCCCGCCGCGGGGGTTTTCGTTTTACGGCGGCGGTGATGCCGTTGAGCTGTAATCTAAAGTAAGTAGGTTAGTTCTATCGATGCAGATGTTTGAAAAGTTTCACTAATTTACTGGTAGTTGCTTGCGGTATCTTCTCAACTTGGGGGGTTTAAAACTAGACTAGACAATTCGCTAAATTTTATTCTGTAGTTAATTGTGTGTAGTGGGGACTAGATGATTGGTGGTACATGTTTGCGGCTTGAATTTGAATAAGATTCCTCCAAACTCTTATTATGTGCCAGcatggagaaaaatgaaatgCAAACATCGAGAAACAGAAATAAGGCGCTGACTTTTCCCAAGTATGAAGATTCATATATGAAAAACATATCTGCAACGACTGGAAATCATGAAGGAGCAACATATTTCTCAGAATCACCCAAAAAATTCATGTGGTTGTCGGTTTTGCACGTCGCCCATTACGGGTGTGTACAAACCAGAGGAGTTGTTTATATGCACACAGGAGATGAAAACCCTCAAGATACCTTTATTCTACGAAATCAGAGAAATTGTCATGCTGACCGGAGCAAAAAGAACTCTAGCTTATAGTATTATAAACAAAACTTTATAAGTATGCGCTTGCAGGTTCCGTTTCTTGTCATACTTAGTATTGATTTCACACGAAAGTCCTCCTCCATGACGTTGCCTACTTGAATCTTCTCCGTTGACATCGCTCTACACAGTGCATCCAAATGATTGATGCATAATTGCTTGTTGGTAGTAGTCTAGTTCAGCAGTAAAATGGTTCAGCAAGTGGCATGCCACAGAGATTCAAGGGGCGTCATGAGGCCATTTGGTCCGTGCTACGGAAATAAATTGCTGACACACGAGCAAAAATTGGCTCAAAATTAAGAAGCATGTcattagatactaattagaagtattaaatatatactaattataaaaccagttgcacagatggaggctaatttgcgagacgaatctattaagcctaattagttcatgatttgacaatgtgatgctacagtaaacatgtgctaatgatggattaattaggcttaatagattcgtctcgcgaattagccttcatctgtgtaattagttttataattagctcatgtttagtcctcctaattagtctcagaatattcgatatgattagtccggactaaagatccaagcACCCTCTAAATATGGCGGCCGTCTGAGCAGAATCTTTGTGAGAATCCATCATCACAGCCACAAAAATTAGCATTGGTCATTTCTGGCCTAGCAAGTTAAATGTGTCCTGAAGAGGCTACATGGCGTGAGACCAAAATTGCTAGCAGTACAAAAAATTCTTTAAAAAAACAGAAAATGGATCTCACAGTTTGGGTGAGGCATTAGCACACGGTTTGCCTAATCTATCCGACCCATTTAACAAATAAGTGAATCTATCCTTGTATTCTTGCGTTGTGCGTTGACAAGTGAATTGGTGACACCGCAGATTCCCTCTTGGGATTTCTCAAAGAGTAGCTGTATGCATACCGCTGGTTTTCAAGCCTTGAATTGAGTaggctgatttttttttaggaTGATTTGGGGTTGAGGACAATTGACCACAGTGACATATAACTGAACCCTGCGAAATTTTAGCACGTAATCTTCCAAGCATTGGCTATGGTCCTGGTGCATCCTGGCTAGACACGAAACCACCCCAGCCATTTGATTGAACGCACCAGGGCCAGATACcggaaacaacaaacaaacacATAAACGGAATCAAGACATTTTGGAGGAGCACAAAAAAAGCAGAAATTAGTTTGGAGACAATATGCCAACGCACACGTACAGGAACAGACGAACAGTATGGGCACGCCACCCGCATCGGCCGAGGGGGATGGAGGGTCCCTCCACCTCCAGATTCCGCCGCGGCCCGGGAGATCGCGGCCACGGACACCGGAGATTCACTGCCAGTGGGCCCCCAAACCCCCTTCCCATAATCTCACGAAAATAAAGGCCGATCTGTTATTCCAAATCAAAACTGCAATTtgctctttgtttttttttatctctccCGGTACTGGcacccccgcccgccgccctcatATAAATCCGATCGACGCCACCGCCTGTTCGCCCCCCACGCCACACCCTCCCAATCCCCTCGCATCCCCATACCTTTCTTCCTCCACTCCAGCTGCGTGTGCGATTGGTTAGGGGCTCCGGTGAGCGAAGATGTCGACGTGCGCGGCGGACCTTGCGCCGCTGctgggcccggcggcggcgaacgccaCGGACTACCTCTGCAGCCAGTTCACGGacacggcctcggcggtggaCGCCACGTACCTGCTCTTCTCGGCGTACCTCGTCTTCGCCATGCAGCTCGGCTTCGCCATGCTCTGCGCGGGCTCCGTCCGCGCCAAGAACACCATGAACATCATGCTCACCAACGTGCtcgacgccgcggcgggggcgctCTTCTACTACCTCTTCGGCTTCGCCTTCGCCTTCGGCACGCCCTCCAACGGCTTCATCGGGAAGCAGTTCTTCGGGCTCAAGCACCTCCCCAAGACCGGGTTCGATTACCCCTTCTTCCTCTACCAGTGGGccttcgccatcgccgccgcgggcaTCACGTCGGGGTCCATCGCCGAGAGGACGCAGTTCGTCGCCTACCTCATCTACTCCGCGTTCCTCACGGGGTTCGTGTACCCCGTGGTGTCCCACTGGTTCTGGTCCACCGACGGGTGGGCCGCCGCGAGCCGCACGTCCGGACCGCTCCTCTTCGGCTCCGGCGTCATCGACTTCGCCGGCTCCGGTGTCGTCCACATggtcggcggcgtcgcgggccTGTGGGGCGCGCTCATCGAGGGCCCCCGTATCGGGCGCTTCGACCACGCCGGCCGCTCCGTGGCGCTCAAGGGCCACAGCGCGTCGCTCGTCGTGCTCGGCACCTTCCTCCTGTGGTTCGGCTGGTACGGGTTCAACCCGGGGTCCTTCACCACCATCCTCAAGTCCTACGGCCCCACAGGCAGCATCCACGGGCAGTGGTCGGCCGTGGGCCGCACCGCCGTCACCACCACCCTCGCCGGCAGCGTCGCCGCGCTCACCACGCTGTTCGGGAAGCGGCTCCAGACGGGCCACTGGAACGTGGTGGACGTCTGCAACGGGCTCCTCGGCGGGTTCGCCGCTATCACCGCCGGGTGCAGCGTCGTCGACCCGTGGGCCGCCGTGATCTGCGGGTTCGTGTCGGCGTGGGTGCTCATCGGGGCGAACGCGCTCGCCGCGCGCCTCAGGTTCGACGACCCGCTGGAGGCCGCGCAGCTCCACGGCGGGTGCGGCGCGTGGGGGATCCTCTTCACGGCACTCTTCGCGAGGAAGAGGTACGtggaggagatctacggcgcgGGGAGGCCCTACGGGCTCttcatgggcggcggcgggcgcctcctcgccgcgcacgTCATCCAGATCCTGGTCATCGCGGGGTGGGTGAGCTGCACCATGGGCCCGCTCTTCTACGCGCTGAAGAAGCTGGACCTGCTGCGCATCTCGGCCGACGACGAGATGGCCGGCATGGACATGACCCGGCACGGCGGCTTCGCCTACGTGTACCACGACGAGGACCCCGGCGACAAGGCCGGGGTTGGTGGCTTCATGCTCCGGTCCGCGCAGAACCGCgtcgagccggcggcggcggcgaccggcaaTCAGGTGTGAAAATCAAACGGATCGAGAAGGAACTACGTGCTTGCCTCTTTCTGTCATCGCGTCATATTTTGATGATCACGGTCGTACTTGCCGCTGCCGGCACCGTTTGGGCCGATGCTTGGCCACTTTGGTCTGGTCTCGCGAAGAATTGTAAAACAAGAGTAGGGTGACGATCATGCACGTACCGAGTGTGTTTTTGGTTGGGGTTTCTTTTGTACATGTGTGTTTTAGAAAGTCCGTGTGTGGTGGTGGATGTGATGGGTATGGGTAGGAGCTAGGGTTTATCTTTGTTTGGCTAATAATGCAGTTATTTTTGTGGTGGAATCTTATGAACGGAGCTCGGAAGGTGTGGCGGGCTGCTGGTCAAGATAGGTGGCTCGTGGAGGGTTGAAACAAATTGGAGGATTCTGTCCTGTGGTCTCTGTAGTGTCGTCTCTACCCATCCATCAAAAGCTTTGGCGTGTTCCTTGAATCGATCTAGTGGCTTTTTGGTGTGTGCCCTTTTATTTGGAGTACATGTTTATGTACATGATATTCTGCCAAAAATACCATATGCTATAATAAAAATCCAATTTCCCAGCAGTAGTAGTCTTGGCAACATTCTCAAAATATATGTGCCGCAGCGTACTTCTCTCTCCCTTTCGCTAGTCCTGCCAACTGCCGAGTGAGACGGAAAGAGATTGGGCAGTACGATAGTGGCTTGCTTTTTGCTCCCGTGGCTCTCTGACCAAGTTGCCCATGTCGTGACAACGTATGCGCCCGTTTGAAAAATGCAACCGCAcgtaaacaaaagaaaaaaaaaagcagaccTATATGTGTTACGACTCACCACACTACTGCTGGAGGGGAAAACAACACGGAGCTATCACTCTATGACGATCCGCTACGTCTCCGATCCGCGCGCTGAGTGCTGATCAAAGGCCGCACAGGAGACTAATATGGGAATAAGTTTTGACTATTCGTCCATACACACGCGTGAGGAATTATCTCCTTCGCTCGATCAGTTTCTACTAGGTTGAACGAGCGTGTCGGGTCACGCGCTCGTGCGAATGCACACCAGAAGAAGCTCCTGGGAGAAGAAAAACGGGGTGGCGAGGTTGAGGAAGGATACGGTAGAGTTTGTGTAGGAGCCGGCGGCAGGGGCAATCGATGAGGTATTTGACTTGTTTCTACTACCGTGCATGCTCATCCGCGTTTCTTATCGACTCGCCTCCattgatgaaaaaaaaaaactcgtaCCATCGGAAAAGACCGATATCTGAATTTGGTAAAGTCATCTTTCGTCAGGATAAATGGCTTATGTGTGTGGGCTTGTGGAAggccattttttttttaatttctttgaGGCGTGAGTGGCAGAGCAGTTAGCGCGGAGTT from Setaria italica strain Yugu1 chromosome VII, Setaria_italica_v2.0, whole genome shotgun sequence includes the following:
- the LOC101768332 gene encoding ammonium transporter 1 member 1, which encodes MSTCAADLAPLLGPAAANATDYLCSQFTDTASAVDATYLLFSAYLVFAMQLGFAMLCAGSVRAKNTMNIMLTNVLDAAAGALFYYLFGFAFAFGTPSNGFIGKQFFGLKHLPKTGFDYPFFLYQWAFAIAAAGITSGSIAERTQFVAYLIYSAFLTGFVYPVVSHWFWSTDGWAAASRTSGPLLFGSGVIDFAGSGVVHMVGGVAGLWGALIEGPRIGRFDHAGRSVALKGHSASLVVLGTFLLWFGWYGFNPGSFTTILKSYGPTGSIHGQWSAVGRTAVTTTLAGSVAALTTLFGKRLQTGHWNVVDVCNGLLGGFAAITAGCSVVDPWAAVICGFVSAWVLIGANALAARLRFDDPLEAAQLHGGCGAWGILFTALFARKRYVEEIYGAGRPYGLFMGGGGRLLAAHVIQILVIAGWVSCTMGPLFYALKKLDLLRISADDEMAGMDMTRHGGFAYVYHDEDPGDKAGVGGFMLRSAQNRVEPAAAATGNQV